A genome region from Gossypium hirsutum isolate 1008001.06 chromosome A04, Gossypium_hirsutum_v2.1, whole genome shotgun sequence includes the following:
- the LOC107939633 gene encoding kinesin-like protein KIN-14N isoform X3 — MKWMALKNKDEEMNLIILELRNSLASLQEQLVKEESEKKAAMDSLAKEKEARVSLERSKASLSEELDKVQAELDSANQRIESINDMYKLLQEYNSSLQIYNSKLQTDVTAAHETIKRGEKERLAAVENLHNLRGEHKSLQDQLTSSIASQDGVMKQKEALLNEVACLRMELHQIKDDRVQYQQQAQSLAVEASKYKELATNSSGLEEKCLSQGNQIQILHDQLAVAERKLQMSDTFALEKRKEFEGQKEIIKELHKCLEDAEFKLIEGEKLRKKLHNTILELKGNIRVFCRVRPQLADDSSSNHGKVFSYPTVMEYLDRSIDMTHNGQKHSFIFDKVFMPDVSQEEVFVEISQLVQSALDGYKVCIFAYGQTGSGKTYTMMGKPGQPDEKGLIPRSLEQIFQTTQALQHQGWRYEMQVSMLEIYNETIRDLLSTNRDSSRFENGVTGKQYMIKHDANGNTQVSDLTIVDVQSSREVSFLLDRAAQSRSVGRTQMNEQSSRSHFVFTMRITGVNESTEQQVQGVLNLIDLAGSERLSKSGSTGDRLKETQAINKSLSSLADVIFALAKKEDHVPFRNSKLTYLLQPCLGGDSKTLMFVNLSPEPSSASESLCSLRFAARVNACEIGTPRRQLNIRTSNSRLSYG; from the exons ATGAAATGG ATGGCTCTGAAAAACAAGGATGAAGAAATGAATTTGATAATTTTGGAGCTAAGAAATAGCTTGGCTTCGTTACAAGAGCAGCTTGTGAAAGAAGAATCTGAGAAGAAG GCTGCAATGGATTCtcttgcaaaagaaaaagaagctcgGGTTAGTCTTGAAAGGTCAAAGGCTTCTCTCTCCGAAGAGCTTGATAAAGTTCAAGCTGAGCTTGATAGTGCTAATCAAAGG ATAGAATCAATAAATGATATGTACAAGCTACTACAAGAATACAACTCGAGTTTACAGATATATAACAGTAAACTCCAGACGGATGTCACTGCTGCTCATGAAACCATTAAGCGCGGTGAGAAAGAGAGATTGGCTGCAGTGGAAAATCTTCATAACTTAAGGGGTGAACATAAATCGTTGCAAGATCAACTCACTTCATCTATA GCTTCGCAAGATGGGGTTATGAAGCAAAAAGAGGCTTTGCTGAACGAAGTTGCATGTCTTAGAATGGAGCTACACCAGATTAAGGACGATCGTGTCCAATATCAACAGCAAGCGCAAAGTCTAGCTGTTGAAGCATCGAAATACAAAGAGTTGGCAACTAACTCGAGTGGATTAGAG GAGAAATGCTTGTCGCAAGGTAATCAAATACAAATTTTGCATGATCAATTAGCGGTTGCAGAGAGGAAATTACAG ATGTCTGATACTTTCGCACTTGAGAAAAGAAAGGAGTTTGAAGGACAAAAGGAAATCATAAAGGAGTTACATAAATGCTTAGAAGATGCAGAATTTAAGCTTATAGAAGGAGAGAAGCTACGGAAGAAGTTGCATAATACTATATTG GAATTGAAGGGAAATATCCGTGTATTTTGTCGAGTGCGTCCTCAATTGGCTGATGATAGTTCGAGTAACCATGGGAAGGTTTTTTCTTATCCCACGGTAATGGAATACCTTGATCGCAGCATTGACATGACACATAACG GGCAGAAGCATTCTTTCATTTTCGACAAAGTATTTATGCCTGATGTGTCACAAGAGGAAGTTTTTGTCGAAATCTCACAACTTGTCCAAAGTGCTCTTGATGGTTACAAG GTTTGCATTTTTGCTTATGGGCAAACTGGTTCGGGTAAAACCTACACTATGATGGGCAAACCGGGACAGCCGGATGAGAAGGGATTAATACCTCGTTCTTTAGAACAAATATTTCAAACTACACAAGCTCTTCAACATCAAGGCTGGAGATATGAAATGCAG GTCTCAATGTTAGAAATATACAATGAAACAATCCGTGATTTATTATCAACAAACCGGGATTCATCACGATTTGAAAATGGTGTTACTGGAAAGCAATATATGATTAAACATGATGCCAATGGAAACACTCAAGTCTCGGATCTAACTATTGTGGATGTTCAAAGTAGTAGAGAGGTCTCATTTCTTTTAGACCGAGCTGCACAAAGCAG GTCCGTGGGGAGAACTCAAATGAATGAACAATCATCGAGAAGTCATTTTGTCTTCACAATGCGAATAACTGGTGTTAACGAG AGCACTGAACAACAAGTACAAGGTGTCTTGAATCTAATCGATCTTGCTGGAAGTGAACGGCTATCCAAAAGTGGCTCAACAGGGGACCGGTTGAAAGAGACTCAA GCCATTAATAAAAGTCTATCGTCTTTAGCCGATGTTATATTTGCATTGGCAAAGAAGGAAGATCATGTACCATTTAGGAACTCAAAACTCACTTATCTTCTTCAG CCTTGTTTAGGTGGGGATTCAAAGACTCTGATGTTCGTAAATCTCTCTCCCGAACCCTCTTCAGCCAGTGAATCCCTATGCTCACTGCGTTTCGCAGCTAGGGTCAATGCTTGTGAGATTGGGACTCCCCGACGTCAACTCAACATCCGGACTTCGAATTCTCGATTGAGCTATGGCTGA
- the LOC107939633 gene encoding kinesin-like protein KIN-14N isoform X2 produces MIGTPNNGRLRLAFSLVNGSQDLGPDSTPVSHAGSECGAIEFTREDVEALVSEKMKSKNKFNYKERCENMMEYIKRLRLCIRWFQELEGEYAFEQEKLRSALELTERRCYEMEMALKNKDEEMNLIILELRNSLASLQEQLVKEESEKKAAMDSLAKEKEARVSLERSKASLSEELDKVQAELDSANQRIESINDMYKLLQEYNSSLQIYNSKLQTDVTAAHETIKRGEKERLAAVENLHNLRGEHKSLQDQLTSSIASQDGVMKQKEALLNEVACLRMELHQIKDDRVQYQQQAQSLAVEASKYKELATNSSGLEEKCLSQGNQIQILHDQLAVAERKLQMSDTFALEKRKEFEGQKEIIKELHKCLEDAEFKLIEGEKLRKKLHNTILELKGNIRVFCRVRPQLADDSSSNHGKVFSYPTVMEYLDRSIDMTHNGQKHSFIFDKVFMPDVSQEEVFVEISQLVQSALDGYKVCIFAYGQTGSGKTYTMMGKPGQPDEKGLIPRSLEQIFQTTQALQHQGWRYEMQVSMLEIYNETIRDLLSTNRDSSRFENGVTGKQYMIKHDANGNTQVSDLTIVDVQSSREVSFLLDRAAQSRSVGRTQMNEQSSRSHFVFTMRITGVNESTEQQVQGVLNLIDLAGSERLSKSGSTGDRLKETQAINKSLSSLADVIFALAKKEDHVPFRNSKLTYLLQPCLGGDSKTLMFVNLSPEPSSASESLCSLRFAARVNACEIGTPRRQLNIRTSNSRLSYG; encoded by the exons ATGATTGGCACTCCAAATAATGGTAGGCTCCGGCTAGCTTTTTCACTTGTAAATGGCTCCCAAGACCTTGGCCCCGACAGCACGCCGGTGAGCCATGCGGGTTCTGAATGTGGTGCCATTGAGTTCACTAGAGAGGATGTGGAGGCATTAGTGAGTGAGAAAATGAAATCCAAGAACAAGTTTAACTATAAG GAGAGATGTGAGAATATGATGGAGTATATAAAGAGGCTTAGGCTTTGCATTAGATGGTTCCAAGAACTTGAAGGAGAATATGCATTTGAACAAGAGAAATTAAGGAGTGCTTTGGAATTAACTGAAAGAAGATGCTATGAAATGG AGATGGCTCTGAAAAACAAGGATGAAGAAATGAATTTGATAATTTTGGAGCTAAGAAATAGCTTGGCTTCGTTACAAGAGCAGCTTGTGAAAGAAGAATCTGAGAAGAAG GCTGCAATGGATTCtcttgcaaaagaaaaagaagctcgGGTTAGTCTTGAAAGGTCAAAGGCTTCTCTCTCCGAAGAGCTTGATAAAGTTCAAGCTGAGCTTGATAGTGCTAATCAAAGG ATAGAATCAATAAATGATATGTACAAGCTACTACAAGAATACAACTCGAGTTTACAGATATATAACAGTAAACTCCAGACGGATGTCACTGCTGCTCATGAAACCATTAAGCGCGGTGAGAAAGAGAGATTGGCTGCAGTGGAAAATCTTCATAACTTAAGGGGTGAACATAAATCGTTGCAAGATCAACTCACTTCATCTATA GCTTCGCAAGATGGGGTTATGAAGCAAAAAGAGGCTTTGCTGAACGAAGTTGCATGTCTTAGAATGGAGCTACACCAGATTAAGGACGATCGTGTCCAATATCAACAGCAAGCGCAAAGTCTAGCTGTTGAAGCATCGAAATACAAAGAGTTGGCAACTAACTCGAGTGGATTAGAG GAGAAATGCTTGTCGCAAGGTAATCAAATACAAATTTTGCATGATCAATTAGCGGTTGCAGAGAGGAAATTACAG ATGTCTGATACTTTCGCACTTGAGAAAAGAAAGGAGTTTGAAGGACAAAAGGAAATCATAAAGGAGTTACATAAATGCTTAGAAGATGCAGAATTTAAGCTTATAGAAGGAGAGAAGCTACGGAAGAAGTTGCATAATACTATATTG GAATTGAAGGGAAATATCCGTGTATTTTGTCGAGTGCGTCCTCAATTGGCTGATGATAGTTCGAGTAACCATGGGAAGGTTTTTTCTTATCCCACGGTAATGGAATACCTTGATCGCAGCATTGACATGACACATAACG GGCAGAAGCATTCTTTCATTTTCGACAAAGTATTTATGCCTGATGTGTCACAAGAGGAAGTTTTTGTCGAAATCTCACAACTTGTCCAAAGTGCTCTTGATGGTTACAAG GTTTGCATTTTTGCTTATGGGCAAACTGGTTCGGGTAAAACCTACACTATGATGGGCAAACCGGGACAGCCGGATGAGAAGGGATTAATACCTCGTTCTTTAGAACAAATATTTCAAACTACACAAGCTCTTCAACATCAAGGCTGGAGATATGAAATGCAG GTCTCAATGTTAGAAATATACAATGAAACAATCCGTGATTTATTATCAACAAACCGGGATTCATCACGATTTGAAAATGGTGTTACTGGAAAGCAATATATGATTAAACATGATGCCAATGGAAACACTCAAGTCTCGGATCTAACTATTGTGGATGTTCAAAGTAGTAGAGAGGTCTCATTTCTTTTAGACCGAGCTGCACAAAGCAG GTCCGTGGGGAGAACTCAAATGAATGAACAATCATCGAGAAGTCATTTTGTCTTCACAATGCGAATAACTGGTGTTAACGAG AGCACTGAACAACAAGTACAAGGTGTCTTGAATCTAATCGATCTTGCTGGAAGTGAACGGCTATCCAAAAGTGGCTCAACAGGGGACCGGTTGAAAGAGACTCAA GCCATTAATAAAAGTCTATCGTCTTTAGCCGATGTTATATTTGCATTGGCAAAGAAGGAAGATCATGTACCATTTAGGAACTCAAAACTCACTTATCTTCTTCAG CCTTGTTTAGGTGGGGATTCAAAGACTCTGATGTTCGTAAATCTCTCTCCCGAACCCTCTTCAGCCAGTGAATCCCTATGCTCACTGCGTTTCGCAGCTAGGGTCAATGCTTGTGAGATTGGGACTCCCCGACGTCAACTCAACATCCGGACTTCGAATTCTCGATTGAGCTATGGCTGA
- the LOC107939633 gene encoding kinesin-like protein KIN-14N isoform X1, with translation MSSKNQNKPPFHHNTTSSSTTATTTPSPSKNKCIAAEVSEEKGQKLGFEKMIGTPNNGRLRLAFSLVNGSQDLGPDSTPVSHAGSECGAIEFTREDVEALVSEKMKSKNKFNYKERCENMMEYIKRLRLCIRWFQELEGEYAFEQEKLRSALELTERRCYEMEMALKNKDEEMNLIILELRNSLASLQEQLVKEESEKKAAMDSLAKEKEARVSLERSKASLSEELDKVQAELDSANQRIESINDMYKLLQEYNSSLQIYNSKLQTDVTAAHETIKRGEKERLAAVENLHNLRGEHKSLQDQLTSSIASQDGVMKQKEALLNEVACLRMELHQIKDDRVQYQQQAQSLAVEASKYKELATNSSGLEEKCLSQGNQIQILHDQLAVAERKLQMSDTFALEKRKEFEGQKEIIKELHKCLEDAEFKLIEGEKLRKKLHNTILELKGNIRVFCRVRPQLADDSSSNHGKVFSYPTVMEYLDRSIDMTHNGQKHSFIFDKVFMPDVSQEEVFVEISQLVQSALDGYKVCIFAYGQTGSGKTYTMMGKPGQPDEKGLIPRSLEQIFQTTQALQHQGWRYEMQVSMLEIYNETIRDLLSTNRDSSRFENGVTGKQYMIKHDANGNTQVSDLTIVDVQSSREVSFLLDRAAQSRSVGRTQMNEQSSRSHFVFTMRITGVNESTEQQVQGVLNLIDLAGSERLSKSGSTGDRLKETQAINKSLSSLADVIFALAKKEDHVPFRNSKLTYLLQPCLGGDSKTLMFVNLSPEPSSASESLCSLRFAARVNACEIGTPRRQLNIRTSNSRLSYG, from the exons ATGAGCTCAAAGAATCAGAATAAACCTCCCTTTCATCATAACACTACCAGTTCCTCAACTACTGCCACTACAACCCCAAGCCCTTCAAAA AATAAATGCATTGCTGCTGAAGTGAGTGAAGAGAAGGGGCAAAAGCTTGGATTTGAAAAAATGATTGGCACTCCAAATAATGGTAGGCTCCGGCTAGCTTTTTCACTTGTAAATGGCTCCCAAGACCTTGGCCCCGACAGCACGCCGGTGAGCCATGCGGGTTCTGAATGTGGTGCCATTGAGTTCACTAGAGAGGATGTGGAGGCATTAGTGAGTGAGAAAATGAAATCCAAGAACAAGTTTAACTATAAG GAGAGATGTGAGAATATGATGGAGTATATAAAGAGGCTTAGGCTTTGCATTAGATGGTTCCAAGAACTTGAAGGAGAATATGCATTTGAACAAGAGAAATTAAGGAGTGCTTTGGAATTAACTGAAAGAAGATGCTATGAAATGG AGATGGCTCTGAAAAACAAGGATGAAGAAATGAATTTGATAATTTTGGAGCTAAGAAATAGCTTGGCTTCGTTACAAGAGCAGCTTGTGAAAGAAGAATCTGAGAAGAAG GCTGCAATGGATTCtcttgcaaaagaaaaagaagctcgGGTTAGTCTTGAAAGGTCAAAGGCTTCTCTCTCCGAAGAGCTTGATAAAGTTCAAGCTGAGCTTGATAGTGCTAATCAAAGG ATAGAATCAATAAATGATATGTACAAGCTACTACAAGAATACAACTCGAGTTTACAGATATATAACAGTAAACTCCAGACGGATGTCACTGCTGCTCATGAAACCATTAAGCGCGGTGAGAAAGAGAGATTGGCTGCAGTGGAAAATCTTCATAACTTAAGGGGTGAACATAAATCGTTGCAAGATCAACTCACTTCATCTATA GCTTCGCAAGATGGGGTTATGAAGCAAAAAGAGGCTTTGCTGAACGAAGTTGCATGTCTTAGAATGGAGCTACACCAGATTAAGGACGATCGTGTCCAATATCAACAGCAAGCGCAAAGTCTAGCTGTTGAAGCATCGAAATACAAAGAGTTGGCAACTAACTCGAGTGGATTAGAG GAGAAATGCTTGTCGCAAGGTAATCAAATACAAATTTTGCATGATCAATTAGCGGTTGCAGAGAGGAAATTACAG ATGTCTGATACTTTCGCACTTGAGAAAAGAAAGGAGTTTGAAGGACAAAAGGAAATCATAAAGGAGTTACATAAATGCTTAGAAGATGCAGAATTTAAGCTTATAGAAGGAGAGAAGCTACGGAAGAAGTTGCATAATACTATATTG GAATTGAAGGGAAATATCCGTGTATTTTGTCGAGTGCGTCCTCAATTGGCTGATGATAGTTCGAGTAACCATGGGAAGGTTTTTTCTTATCCCACGGTAATGGAATACCTTGATCGCAGCATTGACATGACACATAACG GGCAGAAGCATTCTTTCATTTTCGACAAAGTATTTATGCCTGATGTGTCACAAGAGGAAGTTTTTGTCGAAATCTCACAACTTGTCCAAAGTGCTCTTGATGGTTACAAG GTTTGCATTTTTGCTTATGGGCAAACTGGTTCGGGTAAAACCTACACTATGATGGGCAAACCGGGACAGCCGGATGAGAAGGGATTAATACCTCGTTCTTTAGAACAAATATTTCAAACTACACAAGCTCTTCAACATCAAGGCTGGAGATATGAAATGCAG GTCTCAATGTTAGAAATATACAATGAAACAATCCGTGATTTATTATCAACAAACCGGGATTCATCACGATTTGAAAATGGTGTTACTGGAAAGCAATATATGATTAAACATGATGCCAATGGAAACACTCAAGTCTCGGATCTAACTATTGTGGATGTTCAAAGTAGTAGAGAGGTCTCATTTCTTTTAGACCGAGCTGCACAAAGCAG GTCCGTGGGGAGAACTCAAATGAATGAACAATCATCGAGAAGTCATTTTGTCTTCACAATGCGAATAACTGGTGTTAACGAG AGCACTGAACAACAAGTACAAGGTGTCTTGAATCTAATCGATCTTGCTGGAAGTGAACGGCTATCCAAAAGTGGCTCAACAGGGGACCGGTTGAAAGAGACTCAA GCCATTAATAAAAGTCTATCGTCTTTAGCCGATGTTATATTTGCATTGGCAAAGAAGGAAGATCATGTACCATTTAGGAACTCAAAACTCACTTATCTTCTTCAG CCTTGTTTAGGTGGGGATTCAAAGACTCTGATGTTCGTAAATCTCTCTCCCGAACCCTCTTCAGCCAGTGAATCCCTATGCTCACTGCGTTTCGCAGCTAGGGTCAATGCTTGTGAGATTGGGACTCCCCGACGTCAACTCAACATCCGGACTTCGAATTCTCGATTGAGCTATGGCTGA